The following DNA comes from Candidatus Omnitrophota bacterium.
AGACGTAACTATCTTTTAAAAGAAATTCGAAAAATAGATAAAATTTCATTTTCTAAACCCGAAGGCGCGTTTTATTTATTCTGTGATATATCGAAAACAGGCAGAGGTTCGTTAAATTTTAGCCAAAAACTCCTTGAACGGGAAAAAGTGGCTGTGGTGCCCGGCGTTGCTTTTGGAGAAGATAATTACATCCGGCTTAGCTTTGCTACGGGCATGGAAGATATAAAAGAAGGAGTGAATAGGTTGGCGAAGTTCATAAGCCGCATTAGGCCATAGGTCATAGGCCATAAGTAAAAACCCATGACATATGGTTTACCAATTTCTTATGATCTATAACCCATGACGTTTAATTAAAATATGGGACAGACAATAGCCGAGAAGATATTATCCAATCACGCCGGCAGGGAAGTAAGGGCAGGGGATATAGCTGTCTGCGAAGTGGATTTTTGTTTCGGACAGGACGGCACCAGCGGAATTATTATCGATAGTTTTTATCAGATGGGCCTGAAGTCCATACCTGATCCCCGGAAGTTCTGCATGGTCATTGACCATAGCGCGCCCAGCCCTAACCAGGGTGTTTCGGATTTACACCAGAAGATGAGGCGTTTTTCTACTGATACGGCTAGCAAAATTTATGATGTTGGTAATGGCGTTTGTCACGTAGTAATTCCCGAGCGCGGCTTGGTGGTAGCCGGCGATTTGGTAATCGGGGCAGATTCACATACTACTACTTATGGCGCAATCAATGTCCTGGCTGCGGGTGTCGGGTCTACCGATCTTGCCATTAGTCTGGCCAGCGGGAAGAATTGGTTCAGGGTCCCCGAAACAATAAAGATAAAAATAAAAGGGAAATTACCCCGGGGGGTTTATTCCAAGGATGTAATCCTTTCGATAATCGGCGGCCTAAAGGCCGATGGCTGTACCTATGATTCAATTGAATTCTCCGGCAGCACGATCGACCAGCTAAGCTTGGAAGCAAGGTTTACCATAAGCAATATGGCGGTTGAGATGGGCGCAAAATGCGGATTGATGGAGGCAGATGCAAAGACCCTAAAATGGATCGAGAAGCATTCTAAACGAAAGCCCAGGCCGGTTAGCGCAGATCGCGATGCCCGGTATAAAGATATCAGGGAATATGATGTCAGCAAATTAGAACCCCAGGTTTCAAAACCCCATTCCGTTGATAATGTCTGCGGGATCAAAGAACTGGAAGACAAGCGCATCGATCAGGCATTTTTAGGCACATGCACCAATGGCCGGCTGGAAGACTTAGAAATAGCCGCTGGGATTATCAAAGGTAAGAAAATCCAACCCGGGGTAAAATTTATAGTTTGCCCGGCGTCTAAAAATATTATGCTGGAATCAGCAAGAAAAGGACTGCTTTCTTCTTTTATAGAGTCAGGGGCTGTGATTTTGCCCCCTGGCTGTGGGCCCTGTGTCGGAACGCAGGGAGGGGTTCCTGCTGACGGAGAAGCGGTTATTTCAACAGCAAACAGGAATTTTAAAGGAAGAATGGGGAACAGCTCTGCGGAGATATATCTAGCTTCTCCGGCAACTGTTACGGCCAGCGCAATCAAAGGCAAAATAACCGATCCCCGAGAGTATATTGGTAAATAAATAACTAATTTCTAATTGACCTAAATAAATCCCAATGACCAATTAACAATAACAAAATTTGGACATTAGAAATTGGGAATTGATTAGAAATTAGGTCAATTAGGTTAATTAGGCATTATAATAGGAGTTTCTTTAATGTTAAGAGGCGATGCGTTAAAACTTCCCTTTGATGACGACATAAATACCGATTATATAATCTCGGGAAGGTATAAGTTTCATATTCAGGATCCTGTTGAGCTCAGCCGGCATATTTTTGAGGATATTGACAATGATTTTTATAACAGGGTCAAAAAAGGATCTTTTTTGGTGGCAGGAAAAAATTTCGGCATGGGTTCTTCCCGGGAACAAGCGCCCCTGGCCTTGAAGGCGGCCGGTATTTCGGCGATTATCGCCAAAAGCTTTGCCCGGATATTTTACCGCAATTCCTTTAATATAGGCCTGGCGCTGGTTGAGTGCGATACCTCAAACATCGAACAGGGCGATCAGCTGGTGGTTGATTTAGACCAGGGATTGCTTAAAGACATTACAAAAAATATTGAAATTAAAATAAGTGTTTTGCCCCCTACGATGAAAAGACTGCTCGAAGACGGAGGGGCTATCGAGCATTTTAAGAAATACGGAGGGTTTGAATTTGGACCATAAAATTACGTTTATTCCCGGAGACGGTATTGGACCGGAGGTAATGGAGGCAATGAGAAGATGCCTGGACGCTACCGGCGTAAAGATAGAGTGGGAAAAAGTCGAGGCTGGCCAAAAAATGCTTGACCAGGAGAATAACTCCCTTCCTCCGGCAGTGCTTGATTCAATAAAAAGAAATAAGGTCGGGATAAAAGGCCCGATAGTTACCCCGATCGGCAGGGGTTTTCGGTCTGTTAACGTGAAGATGCGGCAGGCCCTGGGATTGTATGCCTGTTTAAGGCCCTGCAAATCTTACCAGGGCGTGAGGTCGAAATATAAAGATATAGACCTGGTTGTGGTCAGAGAGAACACCGAAGATCTCTATGCCGGAATAGAATTTGAGGAAAACAGCTCCCCGGCTTTAGATATCATAAAAAAAATTGAGGGCATTTCTCTTCAAAAGATTGCCGGGGATTCAGCGATTAGCATAAAACCGATTTCCAGATCCGCTTCTGAGCGAATTGTAAGGTTTGCCTTTGAATATGCGCTGGAAAATAAAAGGAAAAAGGTTACCGCGGTTCATAAGGCCAATATTATGAAATATACCGATGGCCTGTTCCTGGAATCAGCAAGGAAAATAGCGCAGAAATATCAAGGCAGAATAGAATTTGAAGACAGGCTGGTTGATAATATGTGTATGCAGTTGATCCAGAAACCCCATCTTTACGACGTGCTGGTTTTGCCCAATCTTTACGGTGATATTATCTCTGATTTATGCGCCGGGCTGTGCGGGGGGCTGGGCCTGGGCCCGGGGGCGAATATCGGCGATGATATCGCTCTGTTTGAACCGATCCACGGGGCAGCGCCTAAATATAAAGGCCGGAATAAAGTCAATCCTGTTGCGATGATATTATCCGGTGTTTTAATGCTCCGCTATATTCAGGAAAAACAGGCAGCTGACAGGCTGGAAAAAGCGGCAGCAGAAGTGATCCGGGAAGGAAAAAGAGTTACCTATGATTTGAAAGACTCCCCCCTTGACCCCTCAGCCGTAGGCACTTCTCAGATGGCTGATGCTATCATCGAAAAACTGCAGCCCCGGTAAGGGCAAGTGAATAGGAAAAAAGTAAGCAGTGGTGTGGGCTATGAGCTATGAGCCCAAAGCCCAAAGCTAAGTGCATAGCATTAGGGGCGTAACGTGAAGTTATTAAAAGATATCGGTGAAGCCGGATTGATCGATAGAATCCGGCGTAAGACAAAAACCAGCAGCCGGGTAATCAAAGGCATCGGCGATGATGCCGCAATAATAAAGTTTAGCAGGGATAAATACTTGGTTTTGACCTGCGATATGCTGGTTGAGGGTGTGCATTTTGATTGCAGCAGGGCCACTCCTTATCAGATAGGGTGGAAGGCAATAGGTGTTTCGATCAGCGATATAGCCAGCATGGGCGCTTTACCGGGCCAGGCCCTGATATCTTTAGGACTGGCACCTGGGTTGAGCGTAAAATTTGTCGACCAAATATATTCCGGATTAAAAAAACTGGCAGGTCTTTTTGCTGTTGACCTGGTGGGCGGAGACATCGTAAAATCGGAAAAACTGGTTATAAATGTAAGTATGACCGGCCTGGTAAATAAAAAAGATGTTCTCTTGCGCAGTACAGCCCGGCCTGGAGACGCTATTTTAGTTACCGGCAGGCTGGGAGGGGTTATTTTTGATAAACACCTTAAGTTTATGCCCCGCTTGAACGAAGCACGGTTTTTAAATAATAATTTTAAAATAAACAGCATGATCGATATATCTGACGGTCTTATTGGGGACCTTGGCCATATTACAAAAGAGAGCAGGCTGGGGGCTGTGATTTACCAGAGGGATATCCCTGTCTGTTCAAACCGGGATTTTAAGCGGGCTATAGAGCATGGAGAAGATTTTGAATTGTTATTTACCATGCCAAAGGCTGAGGCAAGGAAGGCGCTTTCTTCTTTCGGAAAGGCGTTCAGCACCCCGATCAGCATGATCGGAGAGATTGTCAAAAACAAGGGCATTTGTTTAGCCGATAAACACGGCAGAATAAAAAGCATCGGGCCAAAAGGCTGGCAGCATTTTTAGATGAAGGCTATTTTGAGTAAGAGCACCAGCCAGACCAGGGCGTTAGGAAGAGAAATAGGCCGGTATTTAAACAAAGGCGATGTAGTCGGTTTAGTAGGCGAGCTGGGAACAGGCAAGACTGTCTTGGTTCAGGGTATGGCTTCGGGCTTGGGAGTAGGAATTAAAAATTATGTCCGGAGCCCTTCGTTTATTTTGTTAAATATCTATCAGGGTAGGCTGCCGCTCTATCATTTTGATTTGTACAGGCTGGATAGCCCTGACGATCTGGAAGAAATAAATTATACCGAATACGTTTATGGAGATGGAATAACCGCAATAGAATGGGCCGAGAGCTTAAAGGGCGCCCTGCCAGCCGAACATCTAAAAATAGAGCTGTTTCATCACAGCCAACAGGCCAGGATTATCAAACTAATCCCCAGGGGCAGCCGCTACAAAAAGCTAGTTAACAAACTAGAATTAGACACAGATGGACACAGAAAAGGTAAGCAGTAATGTGAACTTTGGGCTATGAGCTTTGGGCTATGAGCTAAAAAGCGCACAGCGCACAGCTCATAGCTGATCTGTATATAAAATGAATATTAAACCGATATTGCGCAAGTATGATTTCAGGCCGAGAAAGAGATGGGGGCAGAATTTTCTAATTAACGATAAGGTCAGGGATAAGATGATCGGGTTTGCCGGGATAAAGCCGGCAGATTCAGTGCTGGAGATCGGGCCTGGCCTGGGAATGCTGACCGAAAAGATAGCCCGGCAGGCAAAAGAGGTTATTGCGGTTGAAAAAGACAAAAAACTTTGCCGGATTCTGAAGGACCTTCTTGGCAATTATTCAAACCTGCGGATCATTTGTAATGATATATTAAAGATTGACCTGTTCAGTCTGGTCAGGGGCAATAAAAAGTTGAAAGTGATCGGCAGTCTTCCCTACTATATTACCAGTCCGATTATTTTTCGTTTGCTTAATGCGGGAAAAATTATTGATGTTGTGTTGATTACTGTCCAGAAAGAGGTAGGCCGGCGTTTACTGGCCGGACCGGATACAAAAGATTACGCAAGCATATCCCTGAACATAAGATATTACAGCGAGCCGTCGCTGCAAAGCGTAATAAAAAAAGATGCCTTTTTCCCCCGGCCAAAGGTAGACAGTAGTATCATCAGGCTTAAGATGCTTAAGCAGCCGGCGGTACGAGTGAATGATGAGCAGGAGTTCTTTAGGCTGGTCAGGGCTTCTTTTAACAAAAGGAGGAAAACAATCTTGAACTCTCTGGCCGGTTCAAAATGTTTTAATTTAACTAAGCAGGAATGGTCGGACGTCTTTAAAAAATCCCGGCTGGACCCCTTAAGGCGTGCCGAGAGCCTGAAGCTGGAGGAATTCGCCGGGCTTTTTAATAACCTGAAGGCAGGTATTTGACTTTTAAATAAGGCTGTGTTATTTTGGTTTTTAACCGGGGGTGTTATCTTGAGTACCATAGACATTAATTATGCGGCAAAGCTGGCCAGGATCGGGTTGACCGATTCGGAAAAGGGGCGTTTTGCCAAAGACCTTTCCACTATCTTAGACTACATTAACAAGTTAAATCAGTTAGATACCGGGCAAGTCCCGTCCACCAGCCATGTAATCAAACTTCAGAATGTATTCAGAGAAGACAAGGTTTTGGATTCTTTGACAACAGATCAGGCCTTGGATAATGCACCGATGAAAGACGGAACATCTTTTAAGGTGCCGAGAGTGCTTTGAGCTTTAAGCTCATAGCCCAAAGCTCATAGCTCATAGAGGGAATTAAAGGTCACGGACAATGGGATTGAATGAATTAACCGCCCACGAAATGCTGGCTAAAATAAAGAAAAAAGAAATATGTTCCCATGAAGTGGTTAAAGATATCTTTAAGCAGATCGAATGCTTTGAAAAAGATATAAATGCCTATGTCTTTCTGGATAAACAGGCATCGCTTAACCAGGCAAAGGCCAGACCCGCCGGCATTCCGGTTGCTGTCAAAGATAATATTTGCACCAAAGGCAAGCCGACCACTTGCGGTTCAAAGATATTAAGCGGGTTCAGGCCGCCGTACAATGCCGGCGTTATTCAAAAACTTGAGGCTTCAAAGGCTGTTTTTATCGGAAAGACCAATATGGATGAATTTGCCTTTGGCTCCTCTACC
Coding sequences within:
- a CDS encoding 3-isopropylmalate dehydratase large subunit; this translates as MGQTIAEKILSNHAGREVRAGDIAVCEVDFCFGQDGTSGIIIDSFYQMGLKSIPDPRKFCMVIDHSAPSPNQGVSDLHQKMRRFSTDTASKIYDVGNGVCHVVIPERGLVVAGDLVIGADSHTTTYGAINVLAAGVGSTDLAISLASGKNWFRVPETIKIKIKGKLPRGVYSKDVILSIIGGLKADGCTYDSIEFSGSTIDQLSLEARFTISNMAVEMGAKCGLMEADAKTLKWIEKHSKRKPRPVSADRDARYKDIREYDVSKLEPQVSKPHSVDNVCGIKELEDKRIDQAFLGTCTNGRLEDLEIAAGIIKGKKIQPGVKFIVCPASKNIMLESARKGLLSSFIESGAVILPPGCGPCVGTQGGVPADGEAVISTANRNFKGRMGNSSAEIYLASPATVTASAIKGKITDPREYIGK
- a CDS encoding 3-isopropylmalate dehydratase, translating into MLRGDALKLPFDDDINTDYIISGRYKFHIQDPVELSRHIFEDIDNDFYNRVKKGSFLVAGKNFGMGSSREQAPLALKAAGISAIIAKSFARIFYRNSFNIGLALVECDTSNIEQGDQLVVDLDQGLLKDITKNIEIKISVLPPTMKRLLEDGGAIEHFKKYGGFEFGP
- a CDS encoding isocitrate/isopropylmalate dehydrogenase family protein; protein product: MDHKITFIPGDGIGPEVMEAMRRCLDATGVKIEWEKVEAGQKMLDQENNSLPPAVLDSIKRNKVGIKGPIVTPIGRGFRSVNVKMRQALGLYACLRPCKSYQGVRSKYKDIDLVVVRENTEDLYAGIEFEENSSPALDIIKKIEGISLQKIAGDSAISIKPISRSASERIVRFAFEYALENKRKKVTAVHKANIMKYTDGLFLESARKIAQKYQGRIEFEDRLVDNMCMQLIQKPHLYDVLVLPNLYGDIISDLCAGLCGGLGLGPGANIGDDIALFEPIHGAAPKYKGRNKVNPVAMILSGVLMLRYIQEKQAADRLEKAAAEVIREGKRVTYDLKDSPLDPSAVGTSQMADAIIEKLQPR
- a CDS encoding thiamine-phosphate kinase, which codes for MKLLKDIGEAGLIDRIRRKTKTSSRVIKGIGDDAAIIKFSRDKYLVLTCDMLVEGVHFDCSRATPYQIGWKAIGVSISDIASMGALPGQALISLGLAPGLSVKFVDQIYSGLKKLAGLFAVDLVGGDIVKSEKLVINVSMTGLVNKKDVLLRSTARPGDAILVTGRLGGVIFDKHLKFMPRLNEARFLNNNFKINSMIDISDGLIGDLGHITKESRLGAVIYQRDIPVCSNRDFKRAIEHGEDFELLFTMPKAEARKALSSFGKAFSTPISMIGEIVKNKGICLADKHGRIKSIGPKGWQHF
- the tsaE gene encoding tRNA (adenosine(37)-N6)-threonylcarbamoyltransferase complex ATPase subunit type 1 TsaE produces the protein MKAILSKSTSQTRALGREIGRYLNKGDVVGLVGELGTGKTVLVQGMASGLGVGIKNYVRSPSFILLNIYQGRLPLYHFDLYRLDSPDDLEEINYTEYVYGDGITAIEWAESLKGALPAEHLKIELFHHSQQARIIKLIPRGSRYKKLVNKLELDTDGHRKGKQ
- the rsmA gene encoding 16S rRNA (adenine(1518)-N(6)/adenine(1519)-N(6))-dimethyltransferase RsmA, encoding MNIKPILRKYDFRPRKRWGQNFLINDKVRDKMIGFAGIKPADSVLEIGPGLGMLTEKIARQAKEVIAVEKDKKLCRILKDLLGNYSNLRIICNDILKIDLFSLVRGNKKLKVIGSLPYYITSPIIFRLLNAGKIIDVVLITVQKEVGRRLLAGPDTKDYASISLNIRYYSEPSLQSVIKKDAFFPRPKVDSSIIRLKMLKQPAVRVNDEQEFFRLVRASFNKRRKTILNSLAGSKCFNLTKQEWSDVFKKSRLDPLRRAESLKLEEFAGLFNNLKAGI
- the gatC gene encoding Asp-tRNA(Asn)/Glu-tRNA(Gln) amidotransferase subunit GatC gives rise to the protein MSTIDINYAAKLARIGLTDSEKGRFAKDLSTILDYINKLNQLDTGQVPSTSHVIKLQNVFREDKVLDSLTTDQALDNAPMKDGTSFKVPRVL